In Metarhizium brunneum chromosome 3, complete sequence, a genomic segment contains:
- the CLM2_0 gene encoding Cytochrome P450 monooxygenase CLM2: protein MTSVLITGVCVTAMTYCIYLAVFRKRHAHNLPPGPRGLPILGNMRDFPPGGRPEYQHWIAHKDLYGPVSSVRVLGQTIVLVHDRDAAHELLTRTSSKSSDRPTSEFATNLCGYGRLFVLRGDDARFRRCRKMVHQHLGTAASASRFDEAQDAATRRYLLQVLNSPNSLFRHLANHAGGSVLRITYGYATSSAAEADPLIELIELSVSQLGLAIVPGAWAVDVVPALKYLPAWCPGAGFQQTARRFGKVAQQMASVPFEFVLGRMASGTQRESFVSRLVAQHREAAPGGTLTPRDEDEIKTTAAVMYLGGSDTIVTALRVFVLCMILFPGVQRRAQEEIDSVLGPRRLPAASDRHRLPYVDALVKEAYRWSPAVPLGLAHATSEEAVCGGYRIPKGAIIMPAVWWFLHDPDVYPRPGDFDPERFLEPRNERDPRLDAFGYGRRLCPGRYVADTILYLTFAQTLAAFDIGKAVDGQGKEIDVELELGCGVACFPKEFPYAIAPRSPAHADMIRRMDAGRLGEATDLDCLDIRAMMRKWDD from the exons ATGACGAGCGTACTCATTACCGGTGTCTGCGTCACCGCCATGACGTACTGCATCTACCTCGCCGTCTTTCGAAAACGCCACGCCCACAACCTCCCCCCCGGCCCCAGGGGCCTCCCGATCCTAGGCAACATGCGAGACTTCCCGCCCGGCGGCAGGCCCGAGTATCAGCACTGGATCGCGCACAAGGACCTCTACGGCCCCGTCAGCTCCGTCCGCGTGCTCGGCCAGACCATTGTCCTCGTCCACGACCGAGACGCGGCCCACGAGCTGCTGACGCGCACgtcgtccaagtcgtcgGACCGGCCGACGTCCGAGTTCGCCACGAACCTCTGCGGCTACGGACGCCTGTTCGTCCTCCGCGGAGACGACGCGCGCTTCCGGCGCTGTCGGAAAATGGTGCACCAGCACCTCGGCaccgcggcgtcggcgtcgaggtTTGACGAGGCGCAGGACGCGGCCACGCGCAGGTATTTGCTACAGGTGCTCAATAGCCCAAACAGCCTGTTTAGGCATCTCGCAAA CCACGCCGGCGGCTCCGTGTTGAGAATCACCTACGGCTACGCGACGAGCAGcgcggccgaggccgacCCCCTCATCGAGCTGATTGAGCTGTCCGTGTCGCAGCTCGGGCTGGCCATTGTGCCCGGCGCGTgggccgtcgacgtcgtcccGGCCCTCAAGTATCTGCCTGCCTGGTGCCCCGGGGCCGGCTTCCAGCAGACGGCCAGGCGGTTCGGCAAGGTGGCGCAGCAAATGGCCAGTGTGCCGTTCGAGTTTGTCCTGGGCCGGATGGCGTCGGGCACGCAGCGCGAGTCGTTTGTGTCGCGGCTCGTGGCTCAGCATCGCGAGGCGGCGCCCGGCGGGACGCTGACGCCCAgggacgaggacgagatcaagaccaccgccgccgtcatgtaCCTCGGGGGCTCGGATACCATTGTCACCGCGCTGCGAGTCTTTGTCCTGTGCATGATCCTGTTCCCCGGCGTGCAGCGCAGGGCGCAAGAGGAGATTGACTCGGTCCTGGGGCCGCGCCGGCTCCCTGCCGCTTCGGACCGTCACAGGCTGCCCTATGTCGACGCCCTGGTCAAGGAGGCGTACCGGTGGTCGCCGGCGGTCCCGCTTGGCTTGGCGCATGCTACTTCGGAAGAGGCGGTGTGTGGGGGATATCGTATCCCCAAGGGCGCCATCATCATGCCGGCCGTGTGGTGGTTTCTGCACGATCCGGATGTGTATCCCCGGCCGGGCGATTTCGACCCCGAGCGGTTCCTGGAGCCGCGGAACGAGCGCGACCCGCGTCTGGACGCGTTTGGCTATGGGCGCCGGTTGTGTCCGGGGAGGTATGTGGCCGATACTATTCTGTATCTGACGTTTGCGCAGACGCTCGCCGCGTTTGACATTggcaaggccgtcgacgggcAGGGGAAAGAGATTGACGTGGAACTGGAGCTTGGCTGTGGAGTGGCCTGCTTTCCAAAGGAGTTTCCGTATGCAATTGCGCCGAGGAGTCCGGCGCATGCTGATATGATTAGGCGGATGGATGCTGGGAGGCTGGGAGAGGCTACTGACTTGGATTGTCTGGACATACGAGCAATGATGAGGAAATGGGACGACTAG
- the TRYP_7 gene encoding Trypsin — protein MVPNIAIALAAFSVVSSAATTIDRRVIGGEDAKDGEFPFIVSLSGRGGQCSGSLLDSTTVLTAAHCLEGRFTSNRRMGGVIADIASAKEHPSYIKGHGVHDIAILKLSTPIERNDTIGIGYAVLPENGSDPAPNSMAITAGWGVQGNGNPGYNHVVNKLAKVVIPVREREKCRLQFNPPEAHPDTICAGVNGKDACHGDSGGPLIDQETGQLIGLVSRGQCTNPPTVYTRVGSYIPWIEDHLGGVGSGPIPISTTSSVLPKGTPTAGQKRPWIELVNYGIVASCGFTENREEECGTEIYCGLFDWSPSHDGAFKNSKECLDAHVPKPKAARASIPRQ, from the exons ATGGTACCCAATATTGCTATTGCACTAGCCGCGTTTTCTGTTGTTTcgtcagcagcaacaactATCGACAGGAGAGTAATAGGCGGAGAGGATGCTAAGGACGGTGAGTTTCCATTCATCGTCAGTCTTAGCGGAAGAGGAGGTCAATGTAGTGGCAGTTTGCTGGACAGCACTACGGTTCTTACTGCTGCTCATTGCCTTGAAGGCAGATTCACCTCT AATAGACGGATGGGTGGAGTAATTGCAGATATTGCATCCGCCAAGGAGCACCCGAGTTACATCAAGGGGCATGGTGTTCATGacattgccatcttgaaattATCAACTCCGATTGAGAGGAACGACACAATTGGGATTGGCTATGCAGTTCTGCCTGAAAACGGCTCGGATCCCGCACCAAATTCCATGGCAATAACCGCAGGGTG GGGCGTCCAAGGCAACGGAAATCCAGGTTATAACCACGTGGTTAACAAACTTGCCAAGGTTGTAATTCCTGTTCGTGAGCGCGAGAAATGTAGGTTGCAATTTAATCCACCCGAGGCTCATCCAGACACAATATGCGCCGGTGTAAATGGCAAGGATGCATGCCATGGGGATAGCGGCGGTCCTCTCATCGACCAGGAGACGGGACAGTTAATCGGTCTCGTCTCACGGGGCCAATGCACCAACCCTCCCACGGTGTATACTAGGGTCGGCAGCTACATCCCTTGGATTGAAGATCATCTTGGGGGGGTTGGCTCTGGTCCTATCCCTATTTCTACAACAAGTTCCGTGTTGCCCAAGGGCACGCCTACCGCCGGCCAGAAGCGCCCTTGGATAGAACTTGTTAATTATGGCATTGTCGCCAGCTGTGGCTTCACGGAAAACAGAGAAGAGGAATGTGGGACTGAGATTTACTGCGGTTTGTTCGACTGGTCGCCTTCACACGACGGCGCCTTCAAGAACTCCAAGGAGTGCCTCGACGCCCATGTGCCTaagcccaaggcagccagggcaTCGATTCCCCGCCAGTAA
- the UGE2 gene encoding UDP-glucose 4-epimerase 2, whose translation MESSESSPGTPSRDSADSPPTVATWTTSPDVSLLDVSLDDGSGASPAASLSARREEYVLVTGGLGFIGSHTVVELVKAGYNVIIVDDLSNSYRSVLDGILEIARRHYEDRRQGGGARRRCPMVEMHQVSYRDLPAMRSILELHSFPSPAGTPARSNIVGVIHLAAYKAVEESIRHPLRYYQNNINGLVDLVALLGEFAVKTFIFSSSAAVYGSLSAGGGRPLREEICAHPAERAGTGAPPSRSAGGGGITNPYGRTKLFAEAILSDVAAADASWRVVVLRYFNPVGCDASGLLADNPRGLPSNLVPVVTQVMTGQRAGLDIYGGDWDTRDGTAVRDFIHVSDLARGHTAALEACRDGRVDASYRTYNLGTGEGSSVLDVVRAMEAVSGRAIPRETVARRDGDVAASVAAVDRARRELCWETEKTLLDACYSVCSRLDLLPCRARGV comes from the coding sequence ATGGAGTCCTCCGAATCCTCGCCCGGGACGCCGTCTCGGGACTCGGCAGATAGCCCGCCAACAGTCGCGACATGGACCACCTCTCCCGATGTTTCGCTCCTTGACGTGtccctcgacgacggctcgggcgcctcgccggcggcgtctCTGTCCGCCCGGCGCGAGGAGTATGTCCTGGTGACGGGCGGCCTCGGCTTCATCGGGAGCCACACGGTCGTGGAGCTCGTCAAGGCCGGGTACAACGTCATCATCGTAGACGACTTGAGCAACAGCTATCGCAGCGTGCTGGACGGGATACTAGAAATCGCCCGCCGCCACTACGAGGACCGCCGtcagggcggcggcgcgcggcggcgctgccccATGGTCGAGATGCACCAGGTGAGCTACCGCGACCTGCCGGCCATGCGGTCCATCCTGGAGCTGCACTCGTTCCCCAGCCCGGCAGGCACGCCCGCCCGCTCCAACATCGTGGGCGTCATCCACCTGGCCGCCtacaaggccgtcgaggagagCATCCGCCACCCCCTCCGGTACTACCAGAACAACATCAACGGGCTGGTGGACCTGGTGGCGCTGCTGGGCGAGTTCGCCGTCAAgaccttcatcttctcctcgtcggccgccgtctaCGGGTCGCTCTCGGCCGGCGGGGGCCGCCCCCTCCGCGAAGAGATCTGCGCACACCCGGCCGAGCGGGCCGGCACCGGGGCGCCGCCGTCACgctccgccggcggcggcggcatcaccaACCCCTACGGCCGCACCAAGCTCTTCGCCGAGGCCATCCTGTCCGACGTCGCGGCGGCCGACGCCTCGTGGCGCGTCGTCGTGCTGCGCTACTTCAACCCCGTGGGCTGCGACGCCTCGGGCCTGCTGGCCGACAACCCGCGCGGCCTGCCGTCCAACCTGGTCCCCGTCGTGACGCAGGTCATGACGGGCCAGCGCGCCGGCCTCGACATCTACGGCGGCGACTGGGACACGCGCGACGGCACCGCCGTCCGCGACTTCATCCACGTGAGCGACCTCGCGCGCGGGCACACCGCCGCCCTCGAGGCCTGCCGCGACGGCCGCGTCGACGCCAGCTACCGCACCTACAACCTCGGCACGGGCGAGGGCAGCTCTGTGCTCGACGTCGTCCGCGCCATGGAGGCCGTGTCGGGGCGGGCCATTCCGCGCGAGACGGTCGCCCgccgcgacggcgacgtggcTGCCTCGGTGGCCGCTGTGGACCGCGCGCGCCGCGAGCTGTGCTGGGAGACGGAGAAGACGCTGCTGGACGCGTGCTACAGCGTGTGCAGTCGGCTCGATTTGCTGCCGTGTCGGGCGCGTGGTGTGTAA
- the SR4_0 gene encoding Spherulin-4, which produces MADRTKPWVVMPLYYYPLDEATWKPLYDAAASYPDVNFLVVVNPNSGPGTEPLPGKDYAREVPRLNAFPNVHAVGYVRVDYCRKPLADACAEIERYARWRRHPDAPPGLHVEGIYVDETPNHHSPSAARYLDHLRRLVKASDGLAGARSTVVHNPGTPPEGELASFGDPDLVCVCEEPYHLFQGDGLQRRLVDWAPEHERCVYQISGVPQGELAAAVQDLCRRGRYVFATDLVDDFYESFGPSWPGFVAAVSEAAPRG; this is translated from the exons ATGGCGGACAGGACGAAGCCCTGGGTGGTCATGCCACTATACTACTACCCACTGGACGAGGCCACATGGAAGCCGCTGTACGACGC CGCCGCGTCCTACCCCGACGTCAACTTCCTCGTCGTGGTCAACCCCAACAGCGGCCCTGGCACGGAGCCGCTCCCCGGCAAAGACTACGCCCGCGAGGTGCCGCGGCTCAACGCCTTCCCCAACGTCCACGCCGTCGGCTACGTGCGCGTCGACTACTGCAGGAAGCCTCTGGCCGACGCCTGCGCCGAGATTGAGCGCTACGCCCGCTGGCGCCGGCACCCCGACGCGCCGCCGGGCCTCCACGTCGAGGGCATCTACGTCGACGAGACGCCCAACCACCactcgccctcggcggcgcggtACCTCGAccacctccgccgcctcgtCAAGGCCAGCGACGGCCTGGCCGGCGCGCGCTCCACG GTCGTGCACAACCCCGGGACGCCCCCGGAGGGCGAGCTCGCGTCATTTGGGGACCCTGACCTGGTGTGCGTCTGCGAGGAGCCCTACCACCTCTTCCAGGGGGACGGCCTGCAGAGGCGCCTGGTCGACTGGGCGCCCGAACACGAGCGCTGCGTGTACCAGATCTCGGGCGTGCCCCAGggcgagctggccgccgcggtGCAGGACCtgtgccgccgcggccggtATGTCTTCGCCACGGACCTGGTGGACGACTTTTACGAGAGTTTTGGGCCCAGCTGGCCCGGTTTTGTGGCCGCCGTGAGCGAGGCGGCGCCGCGGGGATGA